The proteins below are encoded in one region of Candidatus Bathyarchaeota archaeon A05DMB-5:
- a CDS encoding flavodoxin family protein — protein sequence MAKILVVYDSKSGNTEKMAFAVAEGAKEIKGVTVDVKKVDQTTVEDLLGADGIVMGSPTYYGLMSAKLKALFDESVKVHGKLEGKVGAAFTSSGGTATGAETTILSILQAMLVHGMIVQGRANDKHYGAAVVGSPHEKGLESCKELGKRVANLATKLTT from the coding sequence ATGGCGAAGATTTTGGTTGTTTACGATTCTAAGAGTGGCAACACAGAGAAGATGGCGTTTGCTGTTGCTGAAGGCGCAAAAGAAATTAAAGGTGTGACTGTGGACGTGAAGAAAGTTGACCAAACAACAGTTGAAGATTTGCTTGGTGCTGATGGAATAGTTATGGGGTCGCCAACGTATTATGGGTTAATGTCTGCCAAGCTCAAGGCTCTGTTTGATGAGTCTGTTAAAGTTCATGGAAAACTTGAGGGAAAAGTAGGCGCAGCCTTCACAAGCTCAGGTGGAACAGCAACAGGCGCAGAAACCACCATACTATCCATATTGCAAGCTATGCTTGTGCACGGCATGATTGTTCAGGGTCGTGCAAACGATAAACACTATGGAGCTGCTGTTGTTGGCTCTCCACATGAAAAAGGGCTGGAGTCTTGTAAAGAGTTGGGAAAGCGTGTAGCCAATCTCGCCACAAAACTGACCACATAA
- a CDS encoding thioredoxin family protein encodes MELKVFTLPTCPTCPLAKTFAFEVAQKFGIAFKEVNMATEEGAKEGLAYAIMSTPSIAIDEEVIVRGRFISKEKLEEEVSRRLEKWKARASKE; translated from the coding sequence ATGGAATTGAAGGTTTTCACGTTGCCTACTTGTCCAACTTGCCCGTTAGCTAAAACGTTTGCTTTTGAAGTGGCGCAGAAGTTTGGGATAGCTTTTAAAGAGGTTAATATGGCGACTGAAGAAGGTGCAAAGGAAGGGTTGGCTTATGCTATTATGAGTACTCCGAGTATTGCTATTGATGAAGAAGTCATTGTGCGTGGGCGGTTCATTTCCAAGGAAAAGCTTGAGGAGGAAGTTAGTAGAAGATTGGAGAAATGGAAGGCGCGTGCGTCCAAAGAGTAG
- a CDS encoding TRAM domain-containing protein, with product MSYGLGRNGPGYNLKKPVEVDKQYEAEIQDMSRKGDGIAKIEGFIIFVPNAKQGEHVTFKITSVGNRFAIGELAQA from the coding sequence ATGTCGTACGGATTAGGAAGAAACGGACCAGGATACAACTTAAAGAAACCTGTCGAAGTTGACAAGCAATACGAGGCTGAAATTCAGGATATGAGCAGAAAAGGCGACGGAATCGCAAAGATTGAAGGCTTCATAATATTTGTACCAAACGCTAAACAAGGAGAACATGTGACGTTCAAAATAACCAGCGTTGGAAACAGGTTCGCTATCGGAGAACTAGCGCAAGCTTGA
- a CDS encoding DUF1297 domain-containing protein, translating to MAISREEMQEIVKRYQEPIGLNLGSHSALDAWQGQRNYGIRSIIYTTPGRARIYLQNPMVGKPDEPVEDLPVLVKRDIRVVNDPKDIRKTGDWRSAIVVLDKYSDIVKYTDVLVDLECLQITNRAFAVYVGGDEYCSVIENDYAVPILGSRQLLKIENRGEIEKDYYWFAEQAGIPYPKSYKYEVYEGGIRFKEPIDEPMILKAEHAHRAFEREFIFAADSRDLEEKVAREVAAGNLNREALENGRVEQIVLGPHANFNFFFSPLDAKGEWGDTEEWFSKLYNVSVEEARICLANQFLSIDERRETILDGLKRLPSDVQEKIKRVPSFEVTAHAILSLRESLLKDLHRYADRFLLACREHAYPGIIGAWCLQTLITWDRVSKYELKPSVKLDVTVGAEAKKATDYGLYDIHGEADPYMHIPVTQDVALRHGGGTNVHMGLGSQYANAKYKKRMSTGDRIAMEIRRALKTKQLHELVT from the coding sequence ATGGCGATTAGTAGAGAAGAGATGCAGGAAATAGTCAAACGGTATCAGGAGCCTATTGGATTAAATCTGGGTTCGCATTCGGCTTTGGATGCTTGGCAAGGACAACGCAACTATGGCATAAGGAGCATTATTTACACGACTCCTGGCAGAGCAAGGATTTATCTGCAGAATCCTATGGTTGGCAAGCCTGATGAGCCGGTTGAGGATTTGCCGGTTCTCGTGAAGCGTGACATTCGTGTTGTTAATGACCCTAAGGATATTAGGAAAACTGGCGATTGGCGAAGTGCTATTGTGGTTTTGGATAAGTATTCGGACATTGTGAAGTATACTGATGTGCTTGTGGATTTGGAGTGTTTGCAGATTACTAATAGGGCTTTTGCGGTTTACGTTGGCGGCGACGAATACTGTAGCGTTATTGAGAATGATTATGCAGTGCCGATTCTTGGTTCTAGGCAATTGTTGAAGATTGAGAACAGAGGCGAAATTGAGAAGGATTACTATTGGTTTGCGGAGCAAGCGGGAATTCCTTATCCGAAATCTTACAAATACGAGGTTTACGAAGGCGGAATACGTTTTAAGGAGCCTATTGATGAGCCAATGATTTTGAAGGCTGAACATGCGCATAGGGCTTTTGAGCGTGAGTTTATTTTTGCTGCGGATTCGCGTGATTTGGAAGAGAAAGTTGCTAGGGAGGTTGCTGCTGGAAACTTGAATAGGGAAGCCTTAGAGAATGGTCGTGTGGAGCAGATTGTGCTTGGTCCGCATGCGAATTTTAACTTTTTCTTTTCGCCTTTGGATGCTAAGGGTGAGTGGGGCGACACTGAAGAGTGGTTCTCTAAGCTTTACAATGTGAGTGTTGAGGAAGCGCGGATTTGCTTGGCTAATCAGTTTTTGTCTATTGATGAGCGGCGTGAAACGATTCTTGATGGTTTAAAGCGTTTGCCTAGTGATGTTCAGGAGAAGATTAAGCGTGTTCCTTCGTTTGAGGTTACTGCGCATGCGATTCTTAGTCTTAGGGAATCTTTGCTGAAGGATTTGCACAGATACGCTGACCGCTTTTTGCTTGCTTGTAGGGAACATGCATACCCGGGGATTATTGGTGCTTGGTGTCTGCAGACATTGATTACTTGGGACCGTGTTAGCAAGTATGAGCTTAAGCCGAGTGTGAAGTTGGATGTGACTGTTGGCGCGGAAGCGAAGAAAGCTACGGATTATGGCTTGTATGATATTCATGGCGAAGCAGACCCATACATGCATATTCCAGTGACGCAGGACGTAGCGTTAAGGCATGGTGGTGGAACAAATGTTCACATGGGTTTGGGCTCACAGTATGCGAACGCGAAGTATAAGAAGCGGATGAGCACAGGCGATAGGATAGCGATGGAGATTAGAAGAGCGTTGAAGACGAAGCAGCTGCATGAACTAGTAACATAA
- a CDS encoding elongation factor EF-2 yields the protein MPRFKQTAEILKLMNKKESIRNIGIIAHIDHGKTTLTDSLLAGAGLLPPSVAGEAKVLDYLEEEQKRGITIKTANISLLHETKENAYIINLIDTPGHVDFTGKVTRALRAIDSAIVVVDAVEEIMAQTETVTRQALEERVKPVLFINKVDRLIKELKLTPEKIQEKFARIISNFNNLIEIYAEPEFKKKWKVDPAKETVAFGSALHKWGFTLNVAKQKGVKFTDIVNAYANDDYQTLSRLLPLHHTLLHMIVEKTPNPTDAQKYRLPKIWKGEIDSEIGQAMLKCDDKGPTVMCIINAQIDPKTGLVATGRIFSGSVKEGDHVYLVGAKKDYHIQQVFMYMGAFKETVDQITVGNIAALSNLERARAGETLVDIAYKDVMVPFERVKYISEPVISIAIEPKNPKELPRLVEAINRLVIEDPNLATTIDKETGQCLLSGMGELHLEIALKFLEQYSEKMKLTTSSPIVTYRESILKPSKTVMAKTSNMRNKLFVRVAPLETELAKLMEKDELTEGMEQKRIDDVARRALTQVTEENAKILALNKHGNILIDLTENIQSTPEIKENVIMGFHWACDTGPLCAEPLRNVKVTLVKAQIHENPTQREPTQIMRATSRAILGAVLTAKPVLLEPIYKIEVSVPVEWFGTCTSIITRKRGKILASENKGILAIITGYIPVAETFGLSAEMRAATSGRAFWQCTFSHWEQVPEDMATQTIRQIRERRGLPLEIPKPEKFVEKE from the coding sequence ATGCCAAGATTCAAGCAAACCGCCGAAATACTCAAATTAATGAATAAAAAAGAAAGCATACGCAACATCGGCATAATCGCCCACATAGACCACGGAAAAACAACCCTAACAGACTCGCTACTGGCAGGAGCTGGACTATTACCGCCAAGCGTAGCAGGCGAAGCCAAAGTTCTCGATTACTTGGAAGAAGAACAAAAACGCGGAATCACAATAAAAACCGCCAACATATCACTCCTACACGAAACAAAAGAAAACGCATACATCATCAACCTAATCGACACACCCGGACACGTGGACTTCACAGGCAAAGTAACACGAGCCCTACGCGCAATAGACAGCGCAATCGTCGTCGTGGACGCAGTGGAAGAAATTATGGCTCAAACAGAAACAGTCACACGCCAAGCACTCGAAGAAAGAGTCAAACCAGTTCTTTTTATAAACAAAGTCGACAGACTAATCAAAGAATTAAAACTTACTCCAGAAAAAATCCAAGAAAAATTCGCCCGCATAATCAGCAACTTCAACAACCTAATAGAAATTTACGCAGAACCAGAATTCAAGAAAAAGTGGAAAGTTGACCCAGCAAAAGAAACAGTTGCTTTTGGTTCTGCTCTCCATAAATGGGGATTCACCCTAAACGTAGCCAAACAAAAAGGAGTAAAATTCACAGACATAGTAAACGCATACGCTAACGATGACTATCAAACACTTTCACGGTTACTTCCACTTCACCACACACTGCTCCACATGATAGTCGAAAAAACGCCAAACCCAACAGACGCCCAAAAATACAGACTGCCAAAAATCTGGAAAGGCGAAATAGACTCGGAAATAGGACAAGCAATGCTGAAATGCGACGACAAAGGACCCACAGTAATGTGTATAATAAACGCTCAAATAGACCCAAAAACCGGGCTTGTCGCAACTGGGAGAATCTTCTCAGGCTCGGTTAAAGAAGGAGACCACGTTTACCTTGTCGGCGCAAAAAAAGACTACCACATTCAGCAAGTGTTCATGTATATGGGTGCCTTCAAAGAAACTGTTGACCAAATCACTGTAGGCAATATAGCTGCTTTATCAAATCTTGAACGGGCAAGAGCCGGCGAAACGCTCGTCGATATCGCATACAAGGATGTCATGGTTCCTTTTGAACGCGTAAAATACATTTCAGAACCCGTCATAAGCATAGCCATAGAACCAAAAAACCCTAAAGAACTGCCACGCTTGGTGGAAGCAATTAACCGCCTTGTCATAGAAGACCCAAACCTCGCTACCACCATAGACAAGGAAACAGGACAGTGCCTCCTCAGCGGAATGGGAGAACTCCATTTAGAAATCGCATTGAAGTTCTTAGAACAATACAGCGAGAAAATGAAGCTAACAACTTCAAGCCCAATAGTAACCTATAGAGAAAGCATTTTGAAACCAAGCAAAACCGTTATGGCAAAAACTTCTAACATGCGCAATAAACTATTCGTGCGAGTAGCGCCTCTCGAAACCGAACTTGCGAAATTGATGGAAAAGGACGAGCTCACAGAAGGAATGGAACAGAAGCGAATAGACGATGTTGCCCGAAGGGCATTAACGCAGGTTACTGAAGAAAACGCTAAAATTTTGGCCTTAAACAAACACGGAAACATACTCATAGATTTAACCGAAAACATTCAGAGCACGCCAGAAATAAAAGAAAACGTCATCATGGGATTTCATTGGGCATGCGACACTGGACCATTATGCGCAGAACCGCTAAGAAATGTAAAAGTCACCCTTGTAAAAGCCCAAATTCACGAGAACCCAACACAACGTGAACCTACACAGATAATGCGAGCAACGAGCAGAGCAATTTTAGGCGCAGTTCTAACAGCCAAACCAGTGCTTCTCGAACCAATCTATAAGATTGAAGTGTCTGTTCCAGTCGAATGGTTCGGCACTTGCACAAGCATCATAACACGAAAACGAGGAAAAATATTAGCTTCCGAAAACAAAGGTATTTTGGCGATTATTACAGGTTACATTCCAGTAGCCGAAACTTTCGGCTTATCGGCAGAAATGCGCGCAGCAACTTCTGGACGCGCCTTCTGGCAGTGCACTTTCTCTCATTGGGAACAAGTCCCAGAGGACATGGCAACGCAAACAATAAGGCAAATTCGGGAAAGAAGAGGATTACCGCTTGAAATTCCTAAACCAGAAAAATTCGTAGAGAAGGAATAA
- a CDS encoding ABC transporter ATP-binding protein has translation MSLAVEAVDVVKVFGEIRAVDGLSFNVKNGEIFGLIGPNGAGKTTALRIASTLLLPTSGTMKIFGLDIVQEAAEVRKIITYLPEEAGAYRNLSGREYLEFMAKFNTESKNEAQKMVNEAAEITGLGERLKDKTKTYSKGMKRRLLVARALMNKPKLAILDEPTSGLDVLHAYHVREIIKRYVKEHGVTVLLSSHNMLEVEHVCDRVALINKGKVVAEGKPGELKEKFGSANLEEVFAKVIGLA, from the coding sequence TTGAGTCTAGCTGTTGAAGCAGTGGATGTTGTTAAAGTCTTCGGTGAAATTCGTGCAGTGGACGGCTTAAGTTTTAATGTAAAAAATGGAGAAATTTTTGGGCTTATCGGTCCAAACGGAGCTGGAAAAACAACCGCACTGCGCATAGCTTCAACTTTGCTTCTGCCAACATCAGGCACTATGAAAATTTTCGGGTTGGATATTGTTCAAGAAGCAGCTGAAGTACGCAAAATTATAACTTACCTTCCAGAAGAAGCAGGCGCTTACCGAAACCTCTCCGGCAGGGAGTATCTGGAATTTATGGCCAAATTTAACACTGAAAGCAAGAATGAAGCGCAAAAAATGGTTAATGAAGCGGCTGAAATAACTGGTTTGGGCGAACGCTTAAAGGATAAGACTAAAACTTACAGCAAAGGAATGAAAAGAAGGCTTCTCGTGGCAAGAGCCTTAATGAATAAGCCTAAACTCGCCATCTTAGACGAGCCAACAAGCGGGTTGGATGTTCTGCACGCGTATCATGTTAGAGAAATAATCAAGCGGTATGTGAAAGAGCATGGCGTAACAGTTTTGCTTTCAAGCCACAACATGCTCGAAGTTGAACACGTATGCGATAGAGTCGCGTTGATAAACAAGGGCAAGGTTGTTGCTGAAGGAAAGCCCGGCGAACTGAAAGAAAAGTTTGGAAGCGCAAATTTGGAAGAAGTTTTTGCGAAGGTGATTGGGCTTGCTTAA
- a CDS encoding ABC transporter permease encodes MLKGFGNFLFKELKELVRDPKILLGMIIVPLLMFPLLGSIMSYSIQSAQEQAQKATILVVNNDEGTNSTSLIAFLNSSARVSVENNKVLDNNTILELLAKYNTTYLIEIPSDFSVKIEEHESNKSITAYVRFYGAFSGTSLFENVGSSVIDSLIYQFNRAQAPDYVTINKSTIIKGNIVEGVDPNMLTNLMYSQAIAMPITIMILLTYSMQIAATSVAMEKEEKTLETLLTLPMDRFAILMGKLSGTILVAGIGALAYMVGFNYYMGSLMSMVPAGTSIDLAALGLVPSVFGYLLLGISLFVTLLSALALAVIVSAFVEDVRSAQSIVGYIYPLIFIPALALMYLDINTLPLALKILLYAIPYSDPIITSKAVIMGDYLTAIIGIVYVTAFTLVVMYVASRLFATEKILTAKLKFKGLRKREKTPKEEFQ; translated from the coding sequence TTGCTTAAGGGATTTGGAAATTTCCTGTTTAAAGAGCTTAAAGAGCTTGTCCGAGACCCCAAAATACTTTTGGGAATGATAATTGTGCCATTGCTAATGTTTCCTCTGTTAGGTAGCATAATGAGTTATTCGATACAGTCTGCCCAAGAGCAAGCTCAGAAAGCAACAATTCTTGTCGTAAACAATGATGAAGGAACCAATTCAACCTCTCTAATAGCGTTTCTCAATTCTTCAGCAAGAGTTTCCGTTGAAAACAATAAAGTTCTTGATAATAACACGATTCTGGAGCTGCTGGCGAAATACAACACAACTTATCTTATCGAAATTCCCAGCGACTTCAGCGTAAAAATAGAAGAACATGAGAGTAACAAAAGCATAACTGCTTATGTGAGATTTTACGGAGCTTTTTCGGGGACCAGTCTTTTTGAGAATGTCGGTTCTTCAGTAATTGACAGTTTAATCTACCAATTTAACAGAGCACAAGCTCCGGATTATGTTACCATTAACAAGTCAACAATTATCAAAGGAAATATTGTGGAAGGCGTTGACCCAAACATGCTGACCAACCTAATGTATTCACAAGCAATAGCCATGCCAATCACCATTATGATTCTACTCACCTACTCTATGCAAATAGCTGCAACCTCAGTGGCAATGGAAAAAGAAGAAAAAACACTAGAGACACTGTTAACTTTACCAATGGACCGCTTTGCAATTCTCATGGGAAAATTGTCAGGAACAATTCTTGTGGCAGGCATAGGCGCCTTAGCATACATGGTTGGCTTCAACTATTACATGGGCTCCTTAATGTCGATGGTCCCAGCGGGCACGTCTATAGACCTAGCCGCTTTGGGGCTTGTTCCGTCAGTTTTTGGTTATTTGCTCTTGGGAATTTCGCTTTTTGTCACCTTGCTCTCTGCGTTGGCGTTGGCGGTTATTGTGTCTGCGTTTGTAGAAGATGTGAGAAGCGCGCAGTCCATTGTCGGCTACATTTACCCCTTGATATTCATTCCGGCGCTTGCCCTAATGTATCTGGACATTAACACGTTGCCTCTCGCTTTGAAAATTCTTCTATACGCTATTCCCTACAGCGACCCAATTATCACGTCGAAAGCAGTCATAATGGGCGACTACTTGACAGCCATAATTGGCATAGTCTACGTTACCGCTTTCACGCTGGTCGTAATGTATGTGGCTTCACGATTATTCGCAACCGAAAAAATCCTAACAGCAAAACTAAAGTTTAAGGGGTTAAGAAAACGCGAAAAGACACCTAAGGAAGAGTTTCAGTAA
- a CDS encoding DUF4111 domain-containing protein: protein MTTEYEFPKKTPKFVRDFLEEAFTSVHSVLRDNLVGIYLYGSLAMGCFNPKSSDIDIILVVKKGLSKEQRNKVVEYLKGISSKDRRIELSIIRESVVRNPRYPIMVDLHFEYWGEVFENERDNEILSNLYTTRKRGFCVWGKPIDNVFSKIPAEYHLRSVIEDLEHTRKYLHENPENVGYDPAVYWILGSCRILAFIREEKVLSKLEGGQWGLANLPKEYHDLIEQALAHYQGKKKKQIRNHEKLEAFADYMTTVILRESALDK, encoded by the coding sequence GTGACCACGGAATACGAGTTTCCTAAAAAGACTCCTAAGTTTGTTAGAGACTTTCTGGAAGAGGCGTTTACTAGTGTTCATTCTGTCCTTCGAGACAACTTGGTCGGCATTTACTTGTATGGTTCCCTTGCCATGGGATGTTTTAATCCAAAATCAAGCGACATAGACATAATTCTCGTTGTGAAGAAAGGGTTGTCAAAGGAGCAGAGGAACAAGGTAGTTGAGTATTTGAAAGGAATAAGCTCAAAGGACAGACGTATAGAATTGAGCATAATTCGCGAGAGTGTTGTTCGAAATCCACGGTACCCGATAATGGTGGATTTGCACTTTGAATATTGGGGAGAAGTCTTCGAAAATGAAAGGGACAACGAAATCCTATCCAACTTATACACTACGAGAAAGAGAGGATTTTGCGTCTGGGGCAAACCAATAGACAATGTCTTCTCAAAAATCCCCGCTGAATATCACCTCAGGTCGGTGATAGAGGATTTGGAGCACACGAGAAAATACTTGCATGAGAATCCCGAAAATGTTGGATACGACCCGGCAGTCTATTGGATACTTGGTTCATGCAGAATTCTAGCTTTCATAAGAGAAGAGAAAGTGCTTTCCAAACTGGAAGGAGGACAATGGGGGTTAGCTAATTTACCTAAAGAATACCATGACTTGATTGAACAAGCACTCGCCCATTACCAAGGAAAAAAGAAAAAGCAGATTCGGAACCATGAAAAATTGGAAGCCTTTGCTGATTACATGACTACAGTTATTCTTAGAGAGTCGGCTCTCGATAAGTGA
- a CDS encoding serine/threonine protein kinase: MTIEKLGKEPYASILCYPRACKAEVRKRLVELRRLGVIAVEFCGDKEVFGVSVLGKGCVGIVTVAYVNGEKVALKIRRVDADREGMLREAEMLEKANSVDVGPKLLGVSANFLVMQFVDGKLLPEWLKKCKSKTSVKCVLRDVLEQCWRLDVAGLDHGELSHAPKHVIVEESGKPFIVDFETASVNRRPSNVTAVCQFLFVSGEVAGLVVKKLDVKDKEAVVDVLRCYKRNRTRENFERILSACGLLHNIVRF; this comes from the coding sequence GTGACTATTGAAAAACTTGGCAAAGAGCCTTACGCGTCCATATTGTGTTATCCGCGAGCATGCAAGGCGGAGGTTAGGAAGCGTTTGGTGGAGTTGCGTAGATTAGGCGTGATTGCTGTGGAGTTTTGTGGGGATAAAGAAGTGTTCGGCGTGTCTGTTCTGGGTAAGGGTTGCGTGGGTATTGTTACAGTGGCTTATGTGAATGGGGAGAAAGTGGCTTTGAAGATTCGGAGAGTGGATGCTGACCGTGAGGGAATGCTACGCGAAGCGGAAATGCTTGAGAAAGCGAATTCTGTGGATGTCGGACCGAAGCTTTTGGGTGTTAGCGCCAATTTTCTTGTTATGCAGTTTGTTGATGGCAAATTGCTTCCTGAATGGCTGAAAAAATGCAAGAGCAAAACAAGTGTGAAATGTGTTTTGCGTGATGTTTTGGAGCAGTGTTGGCGTTTGGATGTGGCTGGTTTGGATCATGGAGAGTTAAGCCATGCGCCGAAACATGTGATTGTTGAGGAGAGTGGCAAACCGTTTATTGTTGATTTTGAAACTGCCAGCGTGAATCGTAGACCGTCGAATGTGACTGCGGTTTGTCAGTTTCTTTTTGTTAGTGGTGAAGTTGCTGGTTTAGTAGTTAAGAAGCTTGACGTGAAGGATAAGGAGGCTGTTGTTGACGTTTTAAGATGTTACAAGCGTAATAGGACACGCGAGAATTTTGAAAGAATTTTGAGTGCGTGTGGTCTTCTACACAACATAGTCCGTTTTTGA
- the eif1A gene encoding translation initiation factor eIF-1A: protein MGKRKVINEEDLENMMLPSANDVLGMAVKMLGFDRILVKCQDGKERLCRIRGKLKRRVWIRDGDIVLVSPWDFQSDKRGDIFWRYRKNQTEWLRSHGYLTMG from the coding sequence TTGGGTAAAAGGAAAGTCATCAACGAAGAAGACCTAGAAAACATGATGTTACCAAGCGCAAATGACGTACTAGGCATGGCTGTTAAAATGCTGGGCTTTGACAGAATCTTGGTGAAATGTCAAGACGGTAAAGAGCGGCTGTGTAGAATTCGAGGAAAGTTGAAGAGACGAGTGTGGATAAGAGACGGAGACATTGTCTTGGTTTCTCCTTGGGATTTCCAATCAGACAAAAGAGGCGACATTTTCTGGCGATACAGGAAGAATCAAACTGAATGGTTGAGAAGCCATGGCTACCTTACAATGGGATAG
- a CDS encoding YkgJ family cysteine cluster protein → MYCSHCGLCREKTEMLLSSVDVKRLERAGYDRQKFMRHAKNGFVRLKNRRGFCVFYDVEKCRCKIYRHRPLGCRIYPVIYSELEGIVVDNLCPMKNTISESELKRKGKKVMELIQRIDSEATSHGNTTRKGKVC, encoded by the coding sequence ATGTATTGTTCCCATTGCGGATTATGCCGTGAAAAGACTGAAATGCTGCTTTCCAGTGTAGATGTTAAACGTTTGGAAAGAGCAGGCTATGACAGACAGAAGTTCATGCGACATGCCAAGAATGGTTTTGTCAGACTAAAAAATCGCCGTGGGTTTTGCGTCTTCTACGATGTTGAAAAATGTCGTTGCAAGATATATAGACATAGACCTTTAGGATGTCGAATCTATCCAGTAATCTACAGCGAACTAGAAGGAATAGTGGTGGATAACCTTTGCCCGATGAAAAACACCATCTCGGAATCAGAACTTAAAAGGAAAGGTAAAAAGGTAATGGAGCTTATTCAAAGAATAGACAGCGAAGCAACTTCCCACGGAAATACAACTAGAAAAGGCAAAGTTTGTTAG
- a CDS encoding AIR carboxylase family protein, with amino-acid sequence MKGKVVVLMGSERDVEFCREIAKTLKMLSVDYEFRVASAHKTPLKVLEILKEYEKERVVYITVAGRSNALSAFVDANTAKPVIACPPYSDKFAGADIYSSLRVPSGVGSVVTVEPEGAAIAAAKIFALEDKELAKRVSEYQSAKKSEIEKADKSVKKLK; translated from the coding sequence ATGAAGGGTAAGGTTGTTGTGTTGATGGGTTCGGAGCGTGATGTTGAGTTTTGTCGCGAAATAGCCAAGACTTTGAAGATGTTAAGCGTTGATTATGAGTTTCGGGTGGCGTCTGCACATAAAACGCCTTTGAAGGTTTTGGAGATTTTGAAGGAGTATGAGAAGGAACGGGTTGTTTACATTACGGTTGCTGGACGCTCCAATGCGCTTAGTGCTTTTGTTGATGCGAACACTGCTAAGCCCGTCATTGCTTGTCCGCCTTACAGTGACAAATTTGCGGGTGCAGACATTTATTCTTCGCTTAGGGTTCCAAGTGGTGTGGGTTCGGTTGTGACTGTTGAGCCTGAAGGCGCTGCGATTGCGGCTGCGAAGATTTTTGCTTTGGAAGATAAGGAGTTAGCAAAGCGCGTTAGCGAGTATCAGTCTGCGAAGAAGAGTGAGATTGAGAAGGCGGATAAGTCTGTCAAGAAATTAAAGTAG
- the purC gene encoding phosphoribosylaminoimidazolesuccinocarboxamide synthase → MGSVKDLEVVKKPTKDVMGVGRFHFSDRYSVFDWGEMPDLIDGKGAALCMMGAYCFEKLEEKGIRTHYRGLVDKSGKVVRFDELEEPSSIMEINLVNVYKPRAYVENGKLKYDYSLYTSALRNFLIPLEIIYRNGLPEGSSVFKRLEKGLVTFEELGLDHYPKAGERLAKPIFDVSTKLEEGDRYVSWSEALRIAGLTDRELVEVKDLLLRVDETITEIAAPAGLVNEDGKIELAFDPQRRLMVVDVVGTLDECRFTYNGLHVSKEIARIYYRGTEWAREVEEAKKRAVAEGVKDWKRLVKSKPPRLDSTLKNIIKQMYMAAANEVTKKKIFDVPKLAEIVKEYEKRQPPKGD, encoded by the coding sequence ATGGGTAGCGTTAAGGATTTAGAAGTTGTTAAGAAACCAACGAAAGACGTTATGGGTGTTGGGCGTTTTCATTTTTCTGACCGTTACTCAGTTTTTGATTGGGGCGAAATGCCAGACCTTATAGACGGTAAAGGCGCCGCCTTGTGTATGATGGGCGCGTATTGTTTTGAGAAGCTTGAAGAGAAGGGCATTAGAACGCATTATCGTGGGTTAGTGGATAAGAGCGGTAAGGTTGTGCGTTTTGACGAGTTGGAAGAGCCTTCCAGCATTATGGAGATTAATTTAGTGAACGTTTACAAGCCTAGGGCTTATGTTGAAAATGGCAAACTCAAATATGACTACAGCCTTTACACATCGGCTTTGCGTAACTTTTTGATTCCGCTTGAAATAATCTACCGTAACGGCTTGCCAGAAGGCTCATCAGTTTTTAAACGTCTAGAGAAGGGCTTGGTTACGTTTGAAGAGTTGGGGTTAGACCATTATCCAAAGGCGGGCGAGAGGCTTGCGAAGCCTATTTTTGATGTGAGCACGAAGTTGGAGGAGGGCGACCGTTATGTGAGTTGGAGTGAGGCGCTGCGTATTGCGGGTTTGACGGATAGGGAATTGGTTGAAGTTAAGGATTTGTTGTTGCGTGTGGATGAGACGATTACAGAAATAGCCGCTCCTGCGGGTTTGGTGAATGAGGACGGGAAGATTGAGTTGGCTTTTGACCCGCAGCGGAGGCTTATGGTTGTTGATGTTGTCGGCACATTGGACGAGTGTAGATTCACATATAACGGGTTGCATGTGAGCAAGGAGATAGCGAGAATATATTATAGAGGGACGGAATGGGCGAGGGAAGTTGAAGAAGCAAAGAAAAGGGCTGTTGCTGAAGGCGTAAAAGACTGGAAACGATTAGTTAAGAGTAAACCGCCAAGGCTGGATTCAACATTGAAAAATATAATAAAGCAAATGTATATGGCGGCAGCAAACGAAGTTACAAAAAAGAAAATTTTTGATGTTCCAAAACTCGCTGAAATAGTCAAAGAGTATGAAAAACGTCAACCACCAAAGGGTGATTAA